One genomic window of Lepeophtheirus salmonis chromosome 5, UVic_Lsal_1.4, whole genome shotgun sequence includes the following:
- the LOC121117341 gene encoding molecular chaperone MKKS, translated as MNFINYTLPFIDNYNLELLRTFYGSSLGPYGHLKSITNAGGNSIVSSSSLKIISTVEFEDPSCHSIAETIKEFVKYFRGGGLTLGTLISDLLLVRNEIRGFDYAVHIFPILESIKIPFEIGSLNHLQSYIRSTLTSKKWLLISKEAESLENALIEAFLKSIPDEEDDHFSSSFVDIEVKSKSGKYFSSVYNGYLYSLSHIYQPQIKALKSGDTIRSVALNILLDDDISKVSQLSDLKVKDVSYNPFQKPYEYAIRIAQECNRLGVNVIANQKVMSQSIIDYFQDSCNIFVLDRLGTKGIHSFSKLSNSKICTSAQINEDDIGILDGVEIELIGQSLYLRCWSETRPLITLFVGQVFEDASDELQDMCRNILFDLRSISLQSSPFILPGAGCTESKIFACLSSMNKSIIPVANVFRRLALRLTGEKNACIDKTHHHLWVNPYKNCQCGLLLHSNSTELVPIQENEFRKEKNQVDRTNYRSCIPSVIDSFHLKRKIIETAFERQESFSSIELTIVL; from the exons atgaattttattaactacACATTACCTTTCATTGACAATTACAATCTAGAATTGTTAAGAACATTTTATGGATCCTCATTGGGTCCTTATGGGCACCTCAAATCCATAACCAATGCTGGAGGAAACTCTATTGTCTCTTCTAGCTCGTTGAAAATTATATCCACCGTGGAATTTGAAGATCCCAGTTGTCATTCTATAGCAGAAACGATTAAagaatttgtcaaatattttcgTGGAGGAGGTCTTACTCTTGGTACGCTCATTTCTGATCTTTTATTAGTCAGGAATGAAATTAGAGGGTTCGACTACGCTGTTCATATTTTTCCTATTCTGGAGAGTATAAAAATTCCATTCGAAATCGGATCTCTGAATCATTTACAAAGTTATATTCGTAGTACTTTAACGTCCAAGAAATGGCTTCTTATTTCCAAAGAAGCAGAATCGTTGGAGAATGCACTCATTGaagcatttttaaaatcaattcctGATGAGGAGGATGATCATTTCAGTTCAA GTTTTGTAGATATTGAAGTAAAGAGTAAAAGTGGGAAGTATTTTTCGTCTGTATATAATGGCTATCTCTACTCCTTATCTCACATCTATCAACCtcaaattaaagctttaaagAGTGGCGATACCATTCGTTCTGTAgctttaaacattttattggaTGATGATATCAGCAAAGTATCCCAGTTGTCGGATTTGAAAGTAAAGGACGTTTCATATAATCCCTTTCAAAAACCTTATGAATATGCAATTCGCATTGCACAAGAGTGTAATAGACTTGGTGTTAATGTCATTGCCaatcaaaaagttatgagtCAGAGTATCATTGATTACTTCCAGGATAGTTGTAACATTTTTGTGTTGGACAGACTTGGAACTAAAggaattcattcattttctaaattatcaAATAGTAAAATTTGTACAAGTGCCCAAATTAATGAAGATGATATTGGGATTTTAGATGGAGTTGAAATAGAGCTTATTGGACAATCCTTGTATCTGAGATGCTGGTCTGAGACACGGCCTCTTATTACTCTATTTGTGGGTCAAGTTTTTGAGGATGCAAGTGATGAACTACAG gatATGTGTCGGAACATTCTATTTGATTTGAGATCAATAAGTCTACAATCTTCTCCTTTCATTCTACCTGGTGCAGGCTGTACGGAATCCAAAATATTTGCCTGTCTATCATCTATGAAT AAGTCGATTATTCCCGTCGCAAATGTCTTTCGACGCTTAGCCCTACGTCTAACTGGGGAAAAAAATGCATGCATTGATAAAACACATCATCATTTGTGGGTTAATCCTTATAAGAATTGCCAATGTGGTCTTCTCCTTCACTCCAATTCAACTGAGTTAGTACCTATTCAAGAGAACGAgtttcgaaaagaaaaaaatcaagtggATAGAACGAATTACAGATCATGCATCCCTTCTGTTATTGATTCCTTtcatttgaagagaaaaatCATTGAAACTGCGTTTGAGAGACAAGAGTCTTTCTCAAGTATTGAGTTGACTATAGTTTTGTAA